Below is a window of Methylosinus sp. PW1 DNA.
TTTGCGGCGTTTTTGGCGTCCGCGGCGATGGCGGGATCCGTCTATGCGTTGCGGATATATGCGCTGGAGAGCCTGTCGCCGGCGGCCAAGCTCGCGTTGTCCGCGCTCGCGGGCGCTGCGCTCTATCCGTTGCTGCTCGCGCTCGTCGCGCGAGGCCATGTGCGCGAGCTGATCGCCGACGTCGCGCCCGTGCTGCCGGCCCGGTTGGCGCTGATATTCTCTTCGGGTTCTTCCGGCAGCGGAGAAAATCGGTGAACGGCGCAGTCGGCAAGCGAGCGTTCTTCGTCATCAATTCACTGGAGGGCGGCGGCGCCGAACGTGTGTTCGCGACTTTGGTCGGCGAGCTGTCCGGTCGCCTTTCGGCGCGGGTAGAGCTCGTGCTTCTCGATCGTTTCCCCGAGAAATACGCCGTGCCGACGGAGGTCCCGCGACATCGGCTCGATTGCCGGCGGAGCTTCGGGACGAGCATCGCGCAGCTCGCCGGCCTCGTCCGGCGCGAGCAGCCGGACCTGCTGTTCAGCTTTCTCACGCGCTCCAACTGCGCGGCCGTGATCGCCGGACGGCTCGCCGGCATTCCCACGGTCATCAGCGAGCGGGTTCATACGACGAGCCATTTCGGCCGCGTGGCGGGGGCCGCCGCCAACAAGCTGGCCGTGCGGTTGCTCTATCCTCGCGCCAGCCGAATCGTCGCCGCTTCTCACGGCGTCGCGCAGGACTTGCTCCTCAATTACGGGGCGTCCGCCGGCAGGTTGTCGGTGATCTACAATCCGATCCTGCGCGAGGCTATTCTCTCGCGCGCGCATGAGCCTTCGCCGATTCCGCTGCCGCCGGTCACCTGGCTGGCGATCGGACGGTTGCGGCCGAACAAGAACTTCCCGATGTTGATCGAGGCCTTCGCACGGGCCGGCGTGGCAGGCGATCTCGTCATACTCGGCGAGGGACCGGAGCGCGAGATGCTCGTCCGGCTGGCGGCCGAGCAGGGCGTTGGCGATCGGGTGCATTTGCCCGGCCACGTCGACAATCCCTACGCCTGTCTGAAGAGGGCGTACGCCTATGTGTCGGCGTCCAATGCGGAAGGGTTTCCCAATGCGCTCGTTGAGGCGATGGTGGTCGGCGTACCTGTGGCTGTCACCGACTGCGATTCCGGTCCTGCCGAGATATTGCGCGGCGCGACGACGTCGAAGGTCGTCGCCATGACCGAGGCGGAGCATGGCGTTCTCGTCCCGACGCGAGACAGCTCGGCGATGGCCGAAGCGATGCGCGTGCTGGCCGATCCCGCCCGGCGCGCGCACTATGCCGAACGCGCCGCGAGTCGCGCGGAGGACTTCGATCTTTCGCGGACGCTCGACCAATACGCCGCTCTGCTCGACGCCACGCTCGGGAGCGCGCGAGTGAGACCATCTGGACGGTGAGGCGGGCGTCTCGTCGCCGAGAATTGAACTCGTCCAAGAGGCAGCTCTTTCGGCTGCTTGCTCCTGATGCGCACGCGGCTATACTGCGCGCGTTTGGCATAGCGGGCACCAGAGCATCGTCGTTTCCGGGGGTTGGGTATGGTTGAGCTGTCAGCGCCGACTCGCGTGTCGGTCGTCACCGTCTATTACAACCGAGTTCAGCATATAGGCGGCTCGATCCATAGTCTCCTCGCACAGACCTGTCCGAATTTCGAGATCGTGATCGTCGACGACGGCTCGACGGACGGCACCTGGGAGATGCTGCAATCCTTCGCGCATCTGCCGAACGTCCGGTTGCTGCGCCAGGCGAACCAGGGATTCACGGCAGCGCTCAACAATGGCGTCCGCGCCTCGACGGGCGCCTATGTCGCCGTGCATGGATCGGGCGACGTCTCCTATCCGGAACGTCTCGTGAAGCAGGCGGAGGTTCTCGACCAGCGCGAGGATGTCGCTGTCGTCGGTTGTGTCTATGACAATTCAGAAAGCCACAACGCCAATGTCCAGAAGTGGCTGACCGGCCTCGATCCCGACCTCTACAGGCAATTGCTGCGGCATGACCCGTTCACGCACGGCTGCGTCATGTTCCGTCGCGAGCTCTATGATCGCGTCGGCGGCTATCGCGAGTTCTTCCGCTTCGCGCAGGATCGCGATTTCTTGCTCCGGCTGAGCGATCACGGCGGCTATCATATCCTGCCGGAGACTTTGTATCGGCGAAACAAGCCCGCCGACAGCGTCAATAACGACTTTCAAAAGTCGCTGATCCAGGAATATTTCGCGGATTTCGCCGTTCA
It encodes the following:
- a CDS encoding glycosyltransferase, whose product is MNGAVGKRAFFVINSLEGGGAERVFATLVGELSGRLSARVELVLLDRFPEKYAVPTEVPRHRLDCRRSFGTSIAQLAGLVRREQPDLLFSFLTRSNCAAVIAGRLAGIPTVISERVHTTSHFGRVAGAAANKLAVRLLYPRASRIVAASHGVAQDLLLNYGASAGRLSVIYNPILREAILSRAHEPSPIPLPPVTWLAIGRLRPNKNFPMLIEAFARAGVAGDLVILGEGPEREMLVRLAAEQGVGDRVHLPGHVDNPYACLKRAYAYVSASNAEGFPNALVEAMVVGVPVAVTDCDSGPAEILRGATTSKVVAMTEAEHGVLVPTRDSSAMAEAMRVLADPARRAHYAERAASRAEDFDLSRTLDQYAALLDATLGSARVRPSGR
- a CDS encoding glycosyltransferase codes for the protein MVELSAPTRVSVVTVYYNRVQHIGGSIHSLLAQTCPNFEIVIVDDGSTDGTWEMLQSFAHLPNVRLLRQANQGFTAALNNGVRASTGAYVAVHGSGDVSYPERLVKQAEVLDQREDVAVVGCVYDNSESHNANVQKWLTGLDPDLYRQLLRHDPFTHGCVMFRRELYDRVGGYREFFRFAQDRDFLLRLSDHGGYHILPETLYRRNKPADSVNNDFQKSLIQEYFADFAVQLAITRRSTSVDLLDKYGHAAAFLRRPSRRLGLRLVNSGVRWRVTWDDEAGWHYLRAARDEGLSLRSRLLLAVGSLPTNSWAWRKVVKPALGEYLNFVSYRRAQRERALQKLRLDADAQQR